Proteins co-encoded in one Bemisia tabaci unplaced genomic scaffold, PGI_BMITA_v3 genomic window:
- the PIG-M gene encoding GPI mannosyltransferase 1, translated as MRTLSKHCIIGFLVRLLLIGYGELQDRFFSVPFTDIDYGVFMDAARYVTENVSPYTRSTYRYTPLLAYLLTPGIFLHHVFGKILFSCFDICIAFLIEKVILLVNNDIQRSTAVGYSLLWLYNPVSIVISTRGNSDSIICFLSLLTLYLFLKERYALAGICHGLSIHLRLFPIVYSLVYYLAVPLESSHHGRKQQSYFRKLIRFIQLFKLNIPRLKFVLTCIVTLAIITAYFFALYGHQFLYETYIYHLVRKDIRHNFSVYFFFLYLRSTLNQTNVFKIMMFLPQLVLLLAFSLRLRSVKQVPFCLLCLTFTVVMYNPVLTAQYFVWFLPFLPVCLPNIKIERRKLIILTCLWLFMQLAWLLPAYQLEFKGQNTFFFIWWQSISFFCSNIAVLSNLIKAYQCPSSP; from the coding sequence ATGCGCACATTGTCGAAACACTGCATCATTGGCTTCCTTGTTAGATTGTTGCTCATTGGATACGGCGAGCTCCAAGATCGGTTTTTTAGTGTGCCCTTTACAGACATTGACTATGGGGTCTTCATGGACGCTGCTCGTTACGTCACTGAAAATGTCTCGCCGTACACGAGATCGACCTATCGTTACACGCCCCTTCTCGCATATCTTCTGACTCCAGGGATTTTTTTGCACCATGTCTTCGGGAAAATCCTGTTTTCTTGCTTTGATATCTGTATAGCATTTCTCATAGAGAAGGTCATTCTGCTGGTAAATAATGATATTCAACGCTCCACGGCCGTTGGTTATTCCTTATTATGGCTTTACAATCCAGTGTCCATAGTCATTTCGACCAGAGGAAATTCGGACTccataatttgttttttaagtttgctgacattgtatttatttttgaaggagcgATATGCCCTCGCTGGAATTTGTCATGGCTTATCCATCCATTTGAGATTGTTTCCCATCGTTTATAGCTTAGTATATTATTTAGCCGTACCTCTAGAATCTAGTCATCATGGAAGAAAGCAGCAATCTTACTTTCGAAAATTAATTCGATTTATTCAGTTATTTAAGTTGAATATTCCAAGATTGAAATTTGTTTTGACGTGCATTGTCACCTTAGCTATTATCACAGCTTATTTTTTCGCCCTGTACGGTCATCAATTTTTGTACGAAACATACATCTATCACTTGGTCAGGAAAGACATTCGTCATAATTTCTccgtttatttcttttttttgtacctaAGATCAACTTTAAACCAAACGAATGTCTTCAAAATCATGATGTTTTTGCCCCAACTAGTCCTTTTATTGGCGTTTTCCTTAAGACTTCGCAGTGTGAAGCAGGTACCATTCTGCTTGCTCTGTCTCACGTTCACCGTGGTTATGTACAATCCTGTTCTGACAGCTCAATATTTTGTATGGTTCCTTCCTTTTCTCCCAGTTTGCTTGCCCAATATTAAAATAGAGAGGCGTAAGTTGATCATCCTAACTTGTTTGTGGCTTTTCATGCAGCTGGCCTGGCTTTTACCAGCCTATCAGCTCGAATTCAAAGGCCAGAACACCTTCTTTTTCATATGGTGGCAGAGCATCTCCTTCTTTTGTAGTAACATTGCTGTTCTTTCAAACTTGATCAAGGCTTATCAGTGTCCAAGTTCACCCTGA
- the LOC140225941 gene encoding uncharacterized protein F54H12.2-like, which produces MAFVHSNSCDCSKSELDLFSLPPTQTHIESGGWVQYKPVSSVNESSSLEFVVPGQGDEYIDLSHTLLGIKAKIVKKADGAALAAADDDIVGPVNNWLHSLFSQVDTYLNQKIVSSPSNAYPYRSYLESLLSYGPAAKNSHVTCNLWVKDEPGKMDAADSAGLKARRAFTKRSKTVDMIGKVHGDLFNQEKYLLNGVELRLKFVRSRDVFCLIANANDYKINIIEATLYVRRVKVSPTILLNHARALEKTTAKYPITRVDVRTNTIAAGVQSASLDNLVNGQLPTRIIVGLVTNAAFTGSITTNPFNFETFGMNYVSFHVDGQQIPGMILTPDFDNNEYIRAYHTLFSGTGIHYSDSGNEISRSDYEQGYALIALDFTPDLEAHVKSHWSLVRHGNLRLELRFKAALANAVTIVSYAEFDNVVEIDRNRNVIVDFGA; this is translated from the coding sequence ATGGCGTTTGTCCATTCCAACAGTTGCGATTGCTCCAAATCCGAACTCGATCTGTTCAGCCTGCCGCCTACACAAACGCACATTGAGAGCGGAGGATGGGTTCAGTACAAGCCTGTTTCATCCGTTAACGAATCTTCAAGTTTGGAATTCGTAGTTCCCGGGCAAGGCGATGAGTACATTGACTTGAGCCATACACTACTCGGTATCAAAGCCAAAATAGTCAAGAAAGCGGACGGCGCGGCTTTGGCCGCAGCCGACGACGACATTGTAGGCCCTGTGAACAACTGGCTTCATTCTTTGTTTAGCCAGGTTGACACATATCTAAACCAGAAAATTGTCTCGTCCCCGAGCAACGCCTATCCTTACAGGAGCTACCTTGAGAGCTTGCTCAGTTACGGCCCTGCCGCTAAGAATTCTCATGTGACGTGTAACCTTTGGGTTAAGGATGAGCCTGGAAAGATGGATGCTGCGGATAGCGCTGGATTGAAAGCGCGCCGCGCATTTACGAAGCGCAGTAAGACTGTCGATATGATTGGAAAAGTTCACGGGGACTTGTTCAATCAAGAGAAATACCTGCTCAACGGAGTGGAGCTGCGCCTGAAATTTGTCAGGTCTCGAGACGTTTTTTGTCTCATTGCGAACGCCAACGATTACAAAATTAATATCATCGAGGCGACCCTCTATGTACGCCGTGTGAAGGTTTCTCCGACCATCCTCCTGAATCACGCTAGAGCTCTAGAGAAAACCACTGCCAAATACCCCATCACCAGAGTAGATGTCAGAACCAACACAATCGCCGCCGGTGTGCAGAGCGCGTCATTGGACAATTTAGTGAATGGGCAATTACCAACGAGAATTATTGTAGGTTTGGTCACCAATGCAGCTTTCACAGGCAGTATAACGACTAACCCTTTCAACTTTGAAACATTCGGCATGAACTATGTCTCGTTCCACGTCGACGGTCAACAGATACCCGGTATGATCTTGACACCCGATTTTGATAACAACGAGTACATCAGAGCCTACCACACTCTATTCTCAGGCACAGGTATCCATTATTCTGATTCCGGCAATGAGATATCCAGATCAGACTACGAACAAGGGTACGCCTTGATAGCATTAGATTTTACGCCCGATCTTGAGGCTCACGTAAAATCCCACTGGAGTCTAGTGCGACATGGCAATCTGAGGCTGGAACTCAGATTCAAAGCCGCTCTTGCTAACGCGGTGACCATCGTAAGTTATGCTGAATTTGACAACGTTGTCGAGATCGATAGGAACAGGAATGTTATAGTTGATTTTGGCGCGTAG